The Sorangiineae bacterium MSr11954 DNA segment GGAGGTGAGCCGGAGCAGGACGTAGCGCTGCTTGTCGTCTTGGATGATGCGCTCGACGACGCCGGTCCATGCCTCCTGCTGTTCGGACACGCTCCGAACGTCGCCGACATCGGCGGCGCCGAGGCCGAGCTCGCCCGTGAGCTGCTTCCAGATCGCGAGCTCCTCGCCCTTCACCTGGTTCATGATGAGGAACGAGCTGGCCTTTTGCCCCGCGAAGTGGGCGAGGTAGAGGCGCAGCACCTCGAAGAAGGCCGGCCAGCCCTTCTCGAAGCCCTCGATCTGATCATCCCATTCGTCCGAGGAGCTGAAGAGCCAGTGCACCATGCGGACGAGGCAACGATCCCCGGCGCGGCTGGTGATGGTGATTTCGGTCGCGAGGGGCGGGGCGCCTTCGCTCCACCCGCGCTCCTCGTATTCGAAGCGGTGGGGCGGCTCCCATTTGGTCACTTCGCCGTTGCTGTTGCC contains these protein-coding regions:
- a CDS encoding SRPBCC domain-containing protein — its product is MPLKKDGTGKRWVEMEIVTPGTPERVWQALATGPGYAAWFTKAEIEEKVGGKIRFDFGPSGNSNGEVTKWEPPHRFEYEERGWSEGAPPLATEITITSRAGDRCLVRMVHWLFSSSDEWDDQIEGFEKGWPAFFEVLRLYLAHFAGQKASSFLIMNQVKGEELAIWKQLTGELGLGAADVGDVRSVSEQQEAWTGVVERIIQDDKQRYVLLRLTSPASGVVIVATYNAGEHVNASMTVFLYGDDAESRALASREMWQTWMAQKFPAAS